Proteins co-encoded in one Deltaproteobacteria bacterium genomic window:
- a CDS encoding PBP1A family penicillin-binding protein — protein MRILRIMLISLAAAAVTAAAAGAGAYYYLTRDLPSVAGLKEYQPNLVTRVYSHDGQVIGEFYIERRTVVSLNSMPDHLIKAFLAAEDAHFYEHEGIDVMGILRALYVNLKAGKVVQGGSTITQQVAKSFFLTPKRTIARKIREAVMAYRIEKYLTKDEILHLYLNQIYFGNGAYGVQAAAETYFDKDVEDLTLAESALLAGLPKAPSRYSPHVNPELAKKRQKFILARMLEEGFITRETGERAFKEPLKFKSRRARNLWVGPYFTEHVRRYIEERYGEELLYKGGLNVYTTLDTEMQRAANRAVDYGLRAHDKRRGYRGPVAKLTSKEAVDEFVAETARKLGGRPLEVGRIYRGVITAVDPKSKALYVDVGGRRGVVSRRDYRWARLYNPTEDPDGGKVVDPTGLFHPGDVIDVEVKALPEGDDAVPMRLEQEPQAQAALLAMEPETGYVKAMVGGFDFAKSQFNRAVQARRQPGSAFKPIIYAAALDKGYTTASIVMDSPIIFEEPTERLVEDAMESETDAETASEEVEVWRPRNYEKRFHGPTTIREALTKSRNIVTIKVLRDIGINYAVRYARRLGIESPLNKDLSLSLGSSSVSLLEMTRAFATFANLGWRPEPIFVTKVTDRYGNVLEEKIPSSESVLSPQTSYIMTNLLEGVIQNGTGWRARALKRPAAGKTGTTNNLNDAWFIGYVPDLVAGAWIGYDDEKRLGRHETGSRAALPIWLKFMKAALEGVPEKNFRIPDGVEFAKVDPKTGLLANPTTDGPVFEVFKVGTAPKEVSPAKGVAARSNDFFKMDVTDERSSLDERFDLLDVPEEPEEDRL, from the coding sequence ATGCGTATACTGAGGATAATGCTCATCTCCCTTGCGGCGGCGGCGGTCACGGCGGCCGCCGCCGGGGCCGGGGCCTATTACTACCTGACCAGGGACCTGCCTTCGGTCGCCGGGCTGAAGGAGTACCAGCCCAACCTCGTCACCAGGGTCTACTCCCACGACGGCCAGGTAATCGGCGAGTTCTACATCGAGCGCCGCACCGTCGTCTCGCTCAACTCCATGCCCGACCACCTCATAAAGGCCTTCCTCGCCGCCGAGGACGCCCACTTCTACGAACACGAGGGCATAGACGTCATGGGCATCCTGCGGGCCCTCTACGTGAACCTCAAGGCCGGGAAGGTGGTCCAGGGAGGCAGCACCATCACCCAGCAGGTGGCCAAGAGCTTCTTTCTCACCCCCAAGCGCACCATTGCGCGGAAGATCCGCGAGGCCGTCATGGCCTACAGGATCGAGAAGTACCTGACAAAGGACGAGATACTCCATCTCTACCTCAACCAGATATACTTCGGCAACGGCGCCTACGGCGTGCAGGCCGCGGCCGAGACGTACTTCGACAAGGACGTGGAGGATCTGACGCTCGCCGAGTCGGCGCTCCTTGCGGGACTGCCCAAGGCGCCGAGCCGCTATTCGCCTCACGTAAACCCGGAGCTTGCCAAGAAGCGCCAGAAGTTCATCCTCGCCAGGATGCTCGAAGAGGGCTTCATAACGAGGGAGACCGGCGAGCGGGCCTTCAAGGAGCCCCTCAAGTTCAAGTCCCGCAGGGCCAGGAACCTATGGGTGGGCCCCTACTTCACCGAGCACGTGCGCCGCTACATCGAGGAGCGCTACGGCGAGGAGCTCCTCTACAAGGGCGGGCTCAACGTCTACACCACGCTGGACACGGAGATGCAGCGGGCCGCCAACAGGGCCGTGGACTACGGACTGCGGGCCCATGACAAGCGCCGCGGCTACAGGGGGCCGGTGGCCAAGCTGACCTCCAAGGAGGCGGTCGACGAGTTCGTGGCCGAGACGGCACGCAAGCTCGGCGGCAGGCCGCTCGAGGTGGGCCGCATCTACCGCGGCGTCATAACGGCCGTGGACCCGAAGAGCAAGGCCCTCTACGTCGACGTGGGGGGGCGCCGCGGCGTGGTATCGAGACGTGACTACCGGTGGGCCCGGCTCTACAACCCCACCGAAGACCCCGACGGCGGCAAGGTCGTCGATCCCACGGGCCTCTTCCACCCGGGCGACGTAATAGACGTGGAGGTCAAGGCCCTGCCCGAAGGCGACGACGCCGTGCCCATGCGGCTTGAGCAGGAGCCCCAGGCCCAGGCCGCGCTCCTCGCCATGGAGCCAGAGACCGGTTACGTCAAGGCCATGGTCGGCGGCTTCGACTTCGCCAAGAGCCAGTTCAACAGGGCCGTGCAGGCCAGGCGCCAGCCGGGCTCGGCCTTCAAGCCCATAATCTACGCCGCCGCCCTGGACAAGGGCTACACCACGGCCTCCATAGTAATGGACTCGCCCATAATATTCGAGGAGCCCACCGAAAGGCTCGTCGAGGACGCCATGGAGAGCGAGACCGACGCCGAGACCGCGAGCGAAGAGGTCGAGGTCTGGAGGCCGAGAAACTACGAGAAACGCTTCCACGGACCGACGACCATACGCGAGGCCCTCACCAAGTCGCGCAACATCGTGACCATCAAGGTCCTGAGGGACATCGGCATAAACTACGCCGTCCGGTACGCGAGAAGACTCGGCATCGAATCCCCCCTCAACAAGGACCTCTCGCTCTCGCTGGGCTCGTCGTCGGTGTCGCTTCTTGAGATGACGCGGGCCTTCGCCACCTTCGCAAACCTCGGCTGGCGGCCCGAGCCCATCTTCGTGACCAAGGTGACGGACCGCTACGGCAACGTGCTCGAAGAGAAGATACCGAGCTCCGAGTCGGTGCTCAGCCCCCAGACCTCCTACATAATGACCAACCTCCTCGAAGGGGTCATACAAAACGGCACGGGCTGGCGCGCCAGGGCGCTCAAACGCCCGGCGGCCGGCAAGACGGGCACGACCAACAACTTGAACGACGCCTGGTTCATAGGCTACGTCCCCGACCTCGTCGCCGGCGCATGGATAGGCTACGACGACGAAAAGCGCCTGGGCAGGCACGAGACCGGCTCGCGCGCCGCTCTGCCCATATGGCTGAAGTTCATGAAGGCCGCCCTCGAGGGCGTTCCCGAGAAAAACTTCAGGATACCCGACGGCGTGGAGTTCGCCAAGGTGGACCCCAAGACCGGGCTCCTCGCCAATCCCACGACCGACGGCCCCGTCTTCGAGGTATTCAAGGTGGGGACCGCTCCCAAAGAGGTCTCGCCCGCCAAGGGGGTGGCGGCGAGGTCGAACGACTTCTTCAAGATGGACGTGACGGACGAGCGCTCCTCCCTGGACGAACGCTTCGATCTGCTCGACGTGCCTGAGGAACCCGAGGAGGACCGGCTCTGA